CCAAATCCTCACGACCTATCCAAATCCCGGCGTGAATAAAGCCCAACTTGAGAATCAGTTCCTCAAGATCAAAAGCAAATTGGCCCGTCAGCACCGCGTACTGCAACAGACCCTGGTGGACGATTACAGCTTGGACGGTAACACCATGAACATTGTTTCCGGTGCGACCAACCTTGAAGCTATCTATTCCCAGTCAGAAGTGGCGCTTAAAAAGCTACAGACCGAATGGCACCGTGCCTTCATCGCCATTTATGAAACCCTAGGCGTAATTGAAGACAAAAAAGCGCGCGCCGAACAAGGCGAAAAGATTTATCTTGCCACAAACGATCTGGCTGCAGGCGGCGGCGGAGGCGGAGGCGGCGGTATGGATCCCGCCACGCTCAAAACTGTTCTTATTATCGGCGCAATCATCGCCGTTATTGCGATCGTAGTAATTTTTGATATTGGCGGCATTGGTACTATGTACAAGAGTGCGCTTGGAATGCGTTAATTGGACTGTTTCTCTTTATTCAAAACCCGAAACACGCAATACCATACTTACAGGATGAACAATTGTGACCAGACATGATTTAGTAATGCGTTTGGCCAAACGCATGAAAATAGATCCCGATTTAGCCCGAAGCTATGTAGAGAGTTTTCTGGAAACGGTATTGGATATCTTGGGGACAGGCGAACGTATTGAGATCCGCGGTTTTGGAGTATTTCAGATTGAGGAACGTGCCGCACGGGTGACACGGAATCCACGCAGTGGAGAAACGGTAATCGCAAAGCCGAAGCGTACTGTTAAGTTTAAGATGGGAAAAGAATTGCGTGATCGTGTCCGAAGTACTACGCCCCAATCTGAGAAGTAAGTTTTTTGACGATGGTTCTTCCGTCGGCGGCATCCCCTCTTCCCCCTCATTTGTTTGCAACACATACAGATTGCCCATTGTTACGAAATACCGATACGATAAGAAAAGGGGCTGCGCTTTAAACCAAGGCACTATGCATAGGAGTGTTTTCCGTGTCTCGTGATGAAAAAAGAATGAGTTTTACCGAGCATCTCGGAGAATTGCGTACCCGTCTCATACGGTCATGCGTTGCCCTCTTGGCAGCTGTGATCATTTGTTATGCCTTATCGAACCAGATCTTTTCGCTCCTATCTTGGCCGCTCAGACCTTTGAACGAAAGCGGTATCATCGTCACAGACGCTGATCCGGAAGCAATTACCGAAGGTGCTGATGCCGAAGCGGCGGCTGCAGAGCTTCCCCAAAAAGCAATAGACAAGGTTCAATGGACCGTCCTTAATCCCCTTGAATTTATTGTTGTCAAATTTAAGATAGCCGGTTACGGCGGTTTATTACTTGCCCTTCCCTTCATTTTGTGGCAGCTTTGCGCCTTTATCTTTCCCGGTTTATTCGATAATGAACGACGTGTTATCCAAATATTAATATTCGGCTGTAGTCTGCTCGCTTTAGCGGGCGTGAGCGTTGCCTATTTTGGCGTCTTCCCCGTCGTATTGCCCTATCTTCTGGAATGGATACCTGAAGGCGTTCTCGTTCAACTGCGACTCAATGAAACCTTAAACATTATTGTAATTTTACTTTTTGGATTCGCCGCGGCATTCCAATTTCCCATGGTCGTCTTGATTTTGGTGTATATGGGCTTGCTGACACCGCAAGGATTGAAACAGTATCGGAAAATAGCGATTGTTGCCATGGCAATTTTATCCGCTATTTTGACCCCTCCCGATCCCGTTTCCATGATAGTCATGGTGACCCCTTTGGTGATCTTGTACGAGCTTAGTATTTTGGGCTCTTATTTGGTAGTGCGTCGCAAACAGGCGAAAGTAACGGAATAAAGGAAATCCGATCATGCTTGGCATTGGCATGGGCGAAATGATTTTGATCGGTGTGATCGCGTTAATCATATTTGGCCCTGAAAAATTTCCCGACTTTGCAAAAATCGCCATACGTACCATGCGTGACATTCGCGGTTATATGGATGATATCCAAAGTGAAGTCACAAAAGAACTAAATCCTTTAAAAAAAGAGATCAAAAAACTCTCCTCAGAAACAGAAAGCTATATTGATAAACTGTCCAAGGAGACCGATTTATCAGACGTTCTCGATAACAAATCCACCCCATCCACCTCGTCGAACGTGGATCCTACCGACCGCCAAGATGATTCTTCTTATACCTACGCGCCTGTGCGATCAACGCCTCCCGGAGAAGAGGAGCTTCCGGCAAAAGAAGAGGAGTCCGGCGAGGATACAGCGACAGCGTCTGATTCAGAAGAAAGTGACGTTGCAGCGGCGACATCTGATTCCGAACAAAGCGATGCTGCCGCAACCGCGCCCGATGCGGCACCACGTGACGCAGCGCCTTCGGAGTTTCAGGAATCCGGCTCTTCAACAACAGAGATTCCCGATGCTGTGGAGGCACCTGAAAAAGATGAATTTGATTTGACGGAGCCGCCCCCCGAACGTCTGGGCTAATCCCTATCAGTACTGTAATGAGGTGAACCGTGCCTGATTCCGAACAAATACGTGAGTGGACCACTTTTGTAAACACCATTTCCAACGGATACAAAAAGTCTCAGTTACTTTTCACGGCAGTCAAAGCCGGTATTTTTGATCTCCTTGAAACGCCCCAAGACAGCGAGGCCGTGGCCGCGTCCTTAGGATGGAGCGAACGGGGTGTATCCCTGATGCTGAATGGTTTGGTTGCCTGTGGTTTGCTTAAGAAAGACGAAAGCCGCTACAGCAATGCGCCCATCGCCTTTGCCACCCTAGCGAAAAAAGGACAAGCCTATCAAGGGGACATTATTAAACATAATCTCGGCAGTTGGGAGCATTGGTCCACCCTAGATGAGCGTGTGCGGACCGGACGCGGTTTGGCATCAAGCGAAAAGCGAAGCGGCGAATCCCTGCGCAACTTTATCCTCGGCATGGCAAATACCGCTCAACTGAGTGCGCAAGCCGTGTTGTCCACCATGGATTTGTCGCCCTATGGACATATGCTCGACCTTGGCGGCGGGCCCGGAGCCTATTCGATTGCCTTTACCCAAGCCTATCCCAACCTAAGAGCGACCCTCTTTGATCGGGCGGATGTGGTAGAAATTGCCAAGGAGCAATGCGCAGCGGCGCAGTGCCTTCATCGTATTGATTTCATTACCGGTGATTGTCTCAACGATGATCTCGGCACGGGCTATGATTTCGTCTTCATCTCGAATTTGATTCACAGCTTCAGCGAAGCAGACAATGCCGCGCTGCTTCGCAAAGTCTATCATGCGCTGGAGCCGGGCGGAATGCTTTTGATCAAGGATTTCATAGTGGAAAACGACCGTTCAGGCCCGCCTTTTAGCCTGATGTTTGCGCTGCATATGTTGGTACACACCGAGGGCGGAAATACTTACAGCTATGATGAAATCCAAGCTTGGACGGATGAGGCGGGATTTGAAGGAGGAGAATCTATCGCCTTAACGCCGCAGACTCGCTTATGGATTGTCCACAAAACCTGAGCGCCCCGTGGCGCAATGCACTTATAGCGTGATCAATTCCTCGGGCTCCGCGCAAAGCCCATGTAATCGGTGTAGAAAACCGACGACATGTTCAAAATCCAGGGCGCGATGATCTATATAGAAGGTCATTGGCATAATACTGCGGATAGCCACACTTTCTTCGCCCGCTTCGTTTTTCATAACCATGGGCTTTCTTTGAATTCCTGTAAGCCCCATGGCCGTAATTTGCGGCGGAATGATTTCGAGCAAGACGCAATGACAAGGAAGCCCCGGGACAAGCGTGCCGCCATTGGACACCAGTGTAGTGGCATCAAGCAGATCGGCAGGACCCAATCTTTCTGTGAGTGGAACCCGGGCGAAACGGCGGCGTTCTTTTAGAGGCGGCATGGAGATACGTTGCGCGCTGAAAAAGTTTGCCCAAATGCGTCTTAAAATACTCAGGAACTGCCCCTTAAAGAATCGTTCTTTCGTATCGAGAAGACTCACCTCAACGAGGAGCAAATCGATAGGTGTATTGTTGGCGCGCCGTTTCAACTCGTCCATGGCACGGCATACATCGGGAAGGGACAAACGGTCCAGATTGCGCACAATAGGCGTGATCATGCGCTTCTCTTTGGTCACCATAGGTACGGCAATATCGATGCTGTCGCGGTACAGTACTTTACCGGAGCCGTTTTTATTGGAATAGGATATGGAGCTATTGATTTCAGGGGATTCTTTAATACTTTCCGCAATGATCTTCAAGATGACCGAATTCATGGTAATGCGGATGTCTCGGTATTCTTCCTTCTGACGTAAGGCATCAACAAAGCTGAGCACTTCCGTTACATCGAGATCAATGACCAAACCGGCATGGGGAATGGTCTGCCATGATTCCACCGTCTTATGGGCTACAACACGGCGTTGAATATCGAATACTATTTCTTTCATGCAAAATCCTTTGTATTGTTGGGAAGGTTATGAAGTGCTAGCGGCCGGCGCAATGGGATATTCTTCTTTTGATCCGCTTTTTATTGGCATTCTTTTTCGTAGCCATGGAAAGCCCCGGCTACATCCGCTTCTGCCGCATTGCCGCGATGGATGAAAAGTCTGTAGCGTAAGGTAAACGAATCGCCGGGCTTCATCACATGATCTTCCCGGTGCGGCCAAGATTGACCTAAAAATCCATAGTGACGCAGTATCCATCCGGGATGGGGATATCCGGGATTGTGGGGATGTTGAAATATAGCGGTCCCTGAATAGTCTTTACTTTTCTTTTTCTTGACATAGGAAATATCAACCCAAGGCGAATTCAATTCCAAAAGATCATCGGGGCTCTCCCCTGCTGCCGACGTAAAAAGAAAGGGAGCGCGGGAGGCATCAGGTCGAATACAAAAGCCGCCATAGCCTTTGTGATCTGTTTGGCTGCCGCGAAGTGTAAACACCTCATCACTTATATTTTTAAAGGACAATTCAAAATCAATGGCGCGGGAATCTTTTTGGGCAGCATGAACCACCATTCGCATTGTTTCTTCCATGACAGGCTTGTCAGGCGCATCATCATAGACCCAGTGCGTGACAGCGCCCAAGGCAGCTTGGTTTTCATGAGCCTCGCGAACTACCCAATCTTTGTGGATTTCGCGGATACCGTCGAGAAGCCAAATGTCGGCGCGACGCTCGCCTAAGCTGCTATCGGGCCATGCCCAAAAGATGCCGCGATGGTGGAAATGATCTAGGGGAAAATCTTGGGTCAATGGTTCACCGTCCAGCCCAAAGAGCGGATGAATATAGGCTGCTCGTCGATAGCCCTCAGAAACGAT
The nucleotide sequence above comes from Candidatus Hydrogenedentota bacterium. Encoded proteins:
- a CDS encoding integration host factor subunit beta — its product is MTRHDLVMRLAKRMKIDPDLARSYVESFLETVLDILGTGERIEIRGFGVFQIEERAARVTRNPRSGETVIAKPKRTVKFKMGKELRDRVRSTTPQSEK
- the tatC gene encoding twin-arginine translocase subunit TatC, whose protein sequence is MSRDEKRMSFTEHLGELRTRLIRSCVALLAAVIICYALSNQIFSLLSWPLRPLNESGIIVTDADPEAITEGADAEAAAAELPQKAIDKVQWTVLNPLEFIVVKFKIAGYGGLLLALPFILWQLCAFIFPGLFDNERRVIQILIFGCSLLALAGVSVAYFGVFPVVLPYLLEWIPEGVLVQLRLNETLNIIVILLFGFAAAFQFPMVVLILVYMGLLTPQGLKQYRKIAIVAMAILSAILTPPDPVSMIVMVTPLVILYELSILGSYLVVRRKQAKVTE
- a CDS encoding twin-arginine translocase TatA/TatE family subunit; this translates as MLGIGMGEMILIGVIALIIFGPEKFPDFAKIAIRTMRDIRGYMDDIQSEVTKELNPLKKEIKKLSSETESYIDKLSKETDLSDVLDNKSTPSTSSNVDPTDRQDDSSYTYAPVRSTPPGEEELPAKEEESGEDTATASDSEESDVAAATSDSEQSDAAATAPDAAPRDAAPSEFQESGSSTTEIPDAVEAPEKDEFDLTEPPPERLG
- a CDS encoding methyltransferase domain-containing protein, yielding MPDSEQIREWTTFVNTISNGYKKSQLLFTAVKAGIFDLLETPQDSEAVAASLGWSERGVSLMLNGLVACGLLKKDESRYSNAPIAFATLAKKGQAYQGDIIKHNLGSWEHWSTLDERVRTGRGLASSEKRSGESLRNFILGMANTAQLSAQAVLSTMDLSPYGHMLDLGGGPGAYSIAFTQAYPNLRATLFDRADVVEIAKEQCAAAQCLHRIDFITGDCLNDDLGTGYDFVFISNLIHSFSEADNAALLRKVYHALEPGGMLLIKDFIVENDRSGPPFSLMFALHMLVHTEGGNTYSYDEIQAWTDEAGFEGGESIALTPQTRLWIVHKT
- a CDS encoding 2-oxo acid dehydrogenase subunit E2; protein product: MKEIVFDIQRRVVAHKTVESWQTIPHAGLVIDLDVTEVLSFVDALRQKEEYRDIRITMNSVILKIIAESIKESPEINSSISYSNKNGSGKVLYRDSIDIAVPMVTKEKRMITPIVRNLDRLSLPDVCRAMDELKRRANNTPIDLLLVEVSLLDTKERFFKGQFLSILRRIWANFFSAQRISMPPLKERRRFARVPLTERLGPADLLDATTLVSNGGTLVPGLPCHCVLLEIIPPQITAMGLTGIQRKPMVMKNEAGEESVAIRSIMPMTFYIDHRALDFEHVVGFLHRLHGLCAEPEELITL